The following DNA comes from Hahella chejuensis KCTC 2396.
CCTAGATTATCCCCTGTTTTGCAGGGGATTTTTTTTGTCCGCCGCGATAGAATTTGACCCTGTATCAGCGCTTTCGCCCCCTTACTTTATTATTGCGATAGAACGAGGGCTGCATGGCGTCAGTCAACTTACTATGCATAAACGGCAGTTAATTTTCTTATGACGTTGAATTTCCGGGCAGTCATCCTAGGGACTGTTTTTGATATTGGCGGCTCATTCATCGCTTTCAACATAATTAGCGGTTTTTATTTGGCGATGCTGCATGCGGGAGGCGCTACCAAGGAGGACCTGGAGGCGCTGATTGGCAATCCCAGCGACGCATTTGGATTAATGGCGCTTCTGATGGGCGTAGGCATTGCATTTGATGGCTTGGCGGGATATCTGACGGCCAGGATGGCGGGCTACCTTGAATATTGGCATGTCTTGGCTATGTGGGGGCTGTTGACTGTCATGCAGTTCGCCCTCAGTTCCGGAGGCGGAGAGAGCGACGCGGTGTCTATTCCTTCGTATGTGGTCATAGTGGGCTATTTCGGCGGATTGATTGCAGCTTTCAGTGGCGCTTATCTCTTCAAAAAAGGCAAGCGCGGCTCTCCCTGAGCGCGCCGAGTCCAGCGTGAGAATTTAAGATGAGTCGTTACCGTCCCCCCGGCCCACCCAAAGCCCGTTATATTACGTCGGAAGGCGAACGCGTATTGCGGGAGGAGCTGCAGTATTTATGGAAAGTAAAACGTCCGGAAGTGACTAAAGCCGTATCCGAAGCGGCCGCTATGGGCGATCGCAGTGAAAACGCCGAGTACATCTACGGCAAAAAACAATTGCGGGAAATAGATCGTCGCGTCCGCTATCTGACCAAGCGTTTGGATGAACTCAAGGTGGTGGATCGACCGCCGGAAGATCAGAGCCGCGTCTATTTCGGGGCATGGGTGACATTGGAAGACGAAGAGGGTGATGAACACCGTTACCGCATTGTTGGGTCTGATGAGATCGGCGCTCAAAAAGGCTACATCAGTGTTGACTCTCCTATGGCGAAAGCGCTGTTGAAGAAGCAGGTGGACGATGAGGCGATAGTGACGACGCCTTCCGGCAGAAAGTCTTATTTTGTAATTGAAATTGAGTATTGCGGCGCTTAACGCCTTTAGTTTCGCTGGGT
Coding sequences within:
- the greB gene encoding transcription elongation factor GreB, with the protein product MSRYRPPGPPKARYITSEGERVLREELQYLWKVKRPEVTKAVSEAAAMGDRSENAEYIYGKKQLREIDRRVRYLTKRLDELKVVDRPPEDQSRVYFGAWVTLEDEEGDEHRYRIVGSDEIGAQKGYISVDSPMAKALLKKQVDDEAIVTTPSGRKSYFVIEIEYCGA